Proteins from one Sphingomonas sp. HF-S4 genomic window:
- a CDS encoding helix-turn-helix transcriptional regulator: protein MIWIDRQRIVVGRNAAAEEILEKADPLELAFGRLHARCRHDLAKLETAMTQAQAGGYATAVLGEAGLGVEVVRGAPNAVEQCVVLLRDPSKQRAAKIVDVARQFGLTKAEQRLLEILIQGASLPDAARMLGVARSTTRTHLQRLFDKTGKRRQVDLLRMITTP, encoded by the coding sequence TTGATCTGGATCGACCGGCAGCGGATCGTGGTAGGCCGGAACGCCGCAGCTGAGGAAATTCTGGAAAAAGCCGATCCGCTAGAGCTCGCCTTCGGCCGCCTGCACGCGCGTTGCCGGCATGACCTGGCCAAGCTGGAAACAGCGATGACGCAGGCACAAGCCGGAGGCTATGCGACAGCCGTGCTGGGCGAAGCAGGGCTCGGTGTTGAGGTGGTACGCGGGGCCCCCAATGCAGTCGAACAGTGTGTGGTGCTGCTTCGTGATCCGTCGAAGCAACGCGCGGCGAAGATCGTAGACGTTGCTCGCCAATTCGGCCTGACCAAAGCCGAGCAGCGCCTGCTGGAAATCCTGATTCAAGGCGCCTCCCTGCCGGATGCCGCGCGGATGCTTGGCGTGGCGCGCAGCACTACCCGTACGCACTTGCAACGCCTTTTCGACAAGACCGGCAAGCGACGTCAGGTCGATTTACTTCGGATGATCACGACGCCCTGA
- a CDS encoding TonB-dependent receptor, translating to MKSKAGAVIVAGLWAGSASAQIATPPEAGQTPEGDSDIVVTAARSTLPASALPLTVDVIDRETLSRQVTVSGSVVDAVSALLPAFSPTREKITGSGETLRGRSPLYAINGIPQTTPIRDGARDGYTIDPFFIDRVEVIYGSNALQGIGATGGVVNQVTVTAPKQDGWSGRTLLQGNAGNDFSFASLGGKLAGLVSFRSGRLDATAGAAFERRSVFIDGRGRRIGYDGNQSEIQDTDSLSFFGRIGLDLSDTARFEVIANRFELEGNNHYVPVDGSRALGIPATTRRGQTPGIPSTGLAEMVSASLTDSDLAGGAFALQGFYNRTSDTFAGGILATFQDAAIAPVGTLFEQSRNVSRKLGGKVSYERAVPGFEALTLTLGFDALIDRTAQTLVHTKRSWVPQTDFRSLAPFGQANLKLLDGIVRLAGGVRYENVQLDIPDYTTIATSRSRFVTGGTPSFERALWNGGIVLEPVKGIRAYGSYAEGYTIADIGRVLRGISQPDVRIDDYLDLTPVTSNNRELGLEVNQGPLIASATYYWSSSDAGQVLVRNDDGIFNVVRQPIDIEGLELNLDTRTPVPGLKLGVGYSHVEGRTDVNGDGFFEADLDGANISPDRLNLNADFSSGRFSARMQGRYYLARRFEGQPAANEFVGYQLFDAYLAYELSIGRLMLSVQNLGNTDYVTYYSDTQGPTDNARFYTGRGRNFTLSWQAAF from the coding sequence ATGAAGAGCAAAGCGGGTGCGGTGATCGTCGCAGGGCTTTGGGCGGGGAGCGCCAGCGCGCAGATCGCTACCCCTCCCGAGGCCGGCCAAACACCGGAGGGTGACAGCGATATCGTCGTGACCGCGGCGCGATCCACGCTGCCGGCGAGCGCGCTGCCGCTGACGGTGGACGTGATCGATCGCGAGACGCTGTCGCGCCAAGTGACCGTGTCGGGTTCGGTTGTGGATGCCGTATCCGCGCTGCTGCCAGCCTTTTCGCCGACGCGCGAGAAGATCACAGGCTCGGGCGAGACGCTGCGCGGCCGCTCTCCACTCTACGCGATCAACGGTATCCCGCAGACGACGCCGATCCGCGACGGTGCACGTGATGGCTATACGATCGATCCGTTCTTCATCGATCGCGTCGAGGTCATCTATGGCTCCAACGCGCTGCAGGGGATCGGCGCGACGGGCGGCGTAGTCAACCAGGTCACCGTCACCGCGCCCAAGCAGGATGGCTGGTCCGGCCGCACGCTGCTTCAGGGCAATGCGGGCAACGATTTCTCCTTCGCGTCGCTCGGCGGCAAGCTCGCGGGGCTGGTGAGTTTCCGCAGCGGCCGCCTGGACGCGACTGCCGGTGCTGCGTTCGAGCGGCGGAGCGTGTTCATCGACGGCCGCGGCCGGCGCATCGGCTATGACGGCAATCAGAGCGAGATCCAGGACACCGACAGCCTGTCCTTCTTCGGGCGCATCGGCCTAGATCTGTCCGACACCGCCCGCTTCGAAGTGATCGCCAACCGCTTCGAGCTTGAGGGCAACAACCATTATGTACCGGTCGACGGCAGCCGCGCACTCGGCATTCCGGCGACGACTCGCCGGGGCCAGACACCTGGTATCCCCTCCACCGGCCTCGCCGAGATGGTGTCGGCATCGCTGACCGACAGCGACCTCGCAGGCGGCGCCTTCGCCCTTCAGGGCTTCTACAATCGCACCAGCGATACCTTCGCCGGTGGCATCCTAGCGACCTTCCAGGATGCGGCGATCGCGCCGGTGGGCACCTTGTTCGAACAGTCACGCAACGTGTCGCGCAAGCTCGGCGGAAAGGTGAGCTATGAGCGCGCGGTGCCGGGCTTCGAGGCGCTGACGCTGACCCTTGGATTCGACGCGCTGATCGACCGTACCGCCCAGACGCTGGTTCACACCAAGCGAAGCTGGGTGCCGCAGACCGACTTCCGAAGCCTTGCCCCGTTCGGTCAGGCCAACCTCAAGCTGCTCGACGGTATCGTCCGGCTCGCAGGCGGCGTCCGCTACGAGAATGTCCAGCTCGATATTCCCGACTATACTACCATCGCGACGTCGAGATCGCGCTTCGTCACCGGCGGCACGCCCTCGTTCGAGCGCGCGCTGTGGAACGGCGGCATCGTGCTCGAGCCGGTCAAGGGCATCCGCGCCTATGGCAGCTATGCCGAAGGCTATACCATCGCCGATATCGGCCGCGTGCTGCGCGGGATCAGCCAGCCCGATGTGCGGATCGACGACTATCTCGACCTCACGCCGGTGACGTCGAACAATCGCGAGCTGGGGCTGGAGGTGAACCAGGGCCCGCTCATCGCCAGCGCCACCTATTACTGGTCGTCGAGCGACGCCGGGCAGGTGCTGGTCCGCAATGACGACGGCATCTTCAACGTCGTGCGCCAGCCTATCGACATTGAGGGGCTCGAACTCAACCTCGACACGCGCACCCCCGTGCCCGGACTGAAGCTTGGCGTTGGCTACAGCCATGTCGAGGGTCGGACCGACGTCAATGGCGACGGCTTTTTCGAGGCCGATCTCGATGGCGCGAACATCTCGCCCGATCGCCTCAACCTCAATGCCGATTTCAGCAGCGGCCGCTTCAGTGCCCGGATGCAGGGCCGCTACTATCTGGCGCGGCGCTTCGAAGGCCAGCCGGCCGCCAACGAGTTTGTCGGCTATCAGCTGTTCGACGCTTATCTCGCCTATGAGCTGTCGATCGGCCGTTTAATGCTGAGCGTTCAGAACCTCGGCAACACCGACTATGTCACTTATTACAGCGACACGCAGGGGCCGACCGACAATGCTCGCTTCTACACCGGGCGCGGACGCAACTTCACGCTGAGTTGGCAAGCGGCATTCTAA
- a CDS encoding serine/threonine protein kinase, protein MAARRGNRRGVTLGERSDAAAVPRQPSPSEWFAIWKLFDILSGLPGPEREKRLLAAGGSQLVIDEVQSLLQSSEENGFLDHGLELPDTGRLSGYASLPSGTMVGQFRILHLIGRGGTGEVYLAERVQGGFGQRVALKMLRPEAVTSTALFGLERGILADLEHPGIARLIDGGTADDGRPFMALEYVEGEAIDDWCESRRASLSQRLTLFLDVCEAVSYAHGRLVVHLDLKPTNVLVDRYGRVRLLDFGIARIVDEGNDLSRTKTLLTPDYAAPEQLENKPVSVATDVYSLGALLFKLLTGQGPWQSENATLSSLALRILRGDPAPPSWIPARCEGAPVPARSLAGDLDAIVLKAMRHAASGRYASVADLSTDVRRHLSFEPVQARSGSSTYRAQRFLRRNRVVVVAGVIVSVALLAAVTGISLKAREATAERDIAKEQSARQRAASQTMLIMLRDAYDEKKAKSTSVGDMMDTTTRNLVQSLPARSPDVAVRIETLADIYISSGNWQGARPLLLGAFARGIERTDPVGAARLKVKLAIVHLRDGNPAAAAALLDQAERVWRSAPDRFIKEIADTIDIKAYWLRDSGRTDQAVALLKEHQSDAERAYTLYFYNLPWRYSYQSMYLATLGRLDEADALLQRGQRIIEQGGDGSNGVTVVYMAQSEIAIQKREFARAESLIRRSVAIERRVNGRSLVLADYLSRDGQILTMMDRPNEALQALNEASHIARNFDSSSSRLNSKIDTAKIEALAKLGRLGEAEKLLQVATANLSDIPGRQLNQGLLLRARAVLRIAQGRLVEASSDIDAATAVFKRVAAPRALADITVLRANLDRLRVHGGSMPARATSAGVRSVR, encoded by the coding sequence TTGGCAGCGCGGCGCGGAAATCGGCGAGGTGTCACACTAGGCGAGAGGAGCGACGCTGCGGCGGTGCCGCGTCAGCCCTCCCCGTCCGAGTGGTTCGCGATCTGGAAATTGTTCGACATCTTATCCGGTCTGCCGGGCCCGGAGCGCGAAAAGCGGCTGCTTGCCGCAGGCGGCAGTCAATTGGTGATCGACGAAGTTCAAAGCCTGTTGCAATCGAGCGAGGAGAACGGCTTCCTCGATCATGGCCTCGAGCTTCCCGATACCGGGCGATTGAGCGGCTACGCGTCGCTGCCGTCCGGAACGATGGTCGGGCAATTCCGCATCCTTCATCTGATCGGCCGCGGCGGAACGGGAGAAGTCTATCTCGCCGAGCGGGTGCAAGGCGGGTTTGGGCAGCGCGTTGCGCTCAAGATGCTGCGACCCGAAGCAGTCACCAGCACCGCCTTATTCGGGCTCGAACGCGGAATTCTGGCCGATCTGGAACATCCCGGCATCGCGCGCCTTATCGATGGCGGCACCGCCGACGATGGCCGCCCTTTCATGGCGCTGGAATATGTTGAGGGGGAAGCGATAGATGACTGGTGCGAAAGCAGGCGCGCATCTTTGTCGCAGCGGCTGACGCTCTTCCTCGATGTTTGCGAAGCAGTTTCTTATGCACATGGTCGGCTGGTGGTCCATCTCGACCTCAAGCCGACCAATGTGTTGGTCGATCGTTACGGTCGGGTCAGGCTGCTGGACTTCGGCATCGCGCGTATCGTCGATGAGGGAAACGACCTGTCGCGGACCAAAACCCTGCTGACTCCCGATTATGCAGCGCCCGAGCAGTTGGAAAACAAACCGGTATCTGTCGCAACCGACGTCTACTCGCTGGGCGCCCTCCTGTTCAAACTGTTGACCGGCCAGGGTCCCTGGCAATCCGAAAACGCTACGCTGTCATCCCTTGCTCTGCGAATCTTGCGCGGCGATCCGGCACCGCCCAGCTGGATACCTGCGCGCTGCGAAGGGGCACCAGTGCCTGCGCGATCACTCGCTGGCGACCTTGACGCGATCGTGCTGAAGGCGATGCGGCACGCGGCGAGCGGCCGATACGCCAGCGTTGCCGACCTCTCCACCGATGTCCGGCGCCACCTTTCTTTCGAGCCCGTGCAGGCGCGTTCGGGATCGAGCACGTACCGGGCGCAGCGATTCCTCCGTAGAAATCGGGTAGTGGTGGTGGCCGGGGTGATTGTTTCGGTCGCGCTGCTCGCAGCAGTCACTGGAATATCGCTAAAAGCGCGAGAGGCCACCGCGGAGCGAGACATCGCTAAAGAGCAATCTGCCCGGCAGCGCGCTGCCAGTCAGACGATGCTTATCATGCTGCGCGATGCCTATGACGAGAAGAAAGCGAAGTCGACATCGGTCGGCGACATGATGGACACGACGACGCGCAACCTCGTCCAATCTTTGCCGGCGCGATCACCGGATGTTGCGGTCAGGATCGAAACTCTGGCCGACATCTATATCAGCAGTGGCAACTGGCAGGGTGCGAGGCCCCTTTTGCTCGGCGCCTTTGCGCGCGGCATCGAACGGACGGATCCAGTTGGCGCCGCGCGGCTTAAGGTGAAGTTGGCGATCGTTCACTTGAGAGACGGCAATCCAGCGGCGGCGGCGGCGCTTCTCGATCAGGCGGAGCGTGTTTGGAGATCTGCCCCAGATCGTTTCATCAAGGAAATCGCAGACACGATAGACATAAAAGCATATTGGCTTCGCGATTCGGGAAGAACCGATCAGGCCGTTGCCCTGCTGAAAGAGCACCAGTCAGACGCGGAGCGGGCGTACACGCTGTATTTCTACAATCTTCCGTGGCGATACTCCTATCAATCGATGTATTTGGCGACGCTTGGCCGTCTTGATGAAGCCGATGCTTTATTGCAGCGCGGTCAAAGGATCATCGAACAGGGAGGCGATGGTTCAAACGGCGTCACGGTCGTCTATATGGCGCAATCGGAAATCGCGATCCAAAAGCGAGAGTTCGCAAGAGCGGAATCGCTGATACGACGCAGCGTCGCAATCGAGCGCCGGGTGAACGGTCGCTCGCTCGTGCTGGCTGACTATCTTTCGCGCGACGGTCAGATCCTCACGATGATGGATCGACCCAATGAGGCGCTACAAGCATTGAATGAGGCATCTCATATCGCGAGGAATTTCGACTCGAGTTCTAGTCGCCTGAACAGTAAAATAGACACGGCGAAAATCGAAGCACTGGCTAAATTGGGCAGGCTTGGCGAAGCGGAGAAGCTACTTCAAGTGGCAACCGCCAATCTATCCGACATTCCCGGCCGGCAACTTAATCAGGGTTTGTTGCTTCGCGCCCGCGCGGTCTTACGTATCGCGCAAGGCCGGCTGGTAGAGGCAAGCAGCGATATCGACGCGGCAACGGCGGTATTCAAAAGAGTGGCCGCTCCTCGGGCGCTGGCCGATATCACCGTTCTTCGGGCGAATCTCGACCGGTTGAGAGTTCACGGTGGATCCATGCCCGCGCGTGCGACCAGCGCCGGCGTACGGTCCGTTCGCTAA
- a CDS encoding PepSY-associated TM helix domain-containing protein, with translation MRLLSLFHRWVGGISGALLALLGLTGALLVWRDALTFVPHANGPVVPDAAALERVVATLAHSAQPIDRVTFAGDGFGLHQVVYANGSGAYLSQGGEVVTLWTSAWQRPELWLFDLHHRLLLGDVGETVNGIVGLIGLFFVVSGVILWWRMRARFRPRLWPAKMTPGAIVHHHRDLGIVTAPLLLLSLLTGVMMALPAIGQFVLSPLGENPRLRPPKVPVDHALATPALVPGVLRSAQDRFPGAEPRRLQWPKRPGTPITLRLRQSFEWTPNGRTFLYFDPATMTVIGAVDATTAGSHASAREKLYPLHAAKVGGLAWKVAMTLSGLALAMLGSLAVYGFWKTRSNMRASARRKRVAAAKV, from the coding sequence ATGCGGCTGCTGTCGCTGTTCCATCGCTGGGTCGGCGGAATTTCCGGGGCCCTGCTGGCACTGCTCGGGCTTACCGGAGCGCTGCTGGTCTGGCGCGACGCGCTCACTTTTGTGCCGCACGCAAATGGTCCGGTCGTTCCCGATGCTGCGGCACTGGAGCGGGTCGTGGCGACGCTCGCTCACAGCGCGCAGCCGATCGATCGCGTCACCTTTGCGGGCGATGGTTTCGGGCTGCATCAGGTCGTATATGCCAATGGCAGCGGCGCCTATCTCAGCCAGGGTGGCGAGGTCGTTACCCTATGGACGAGCGCGTGGCAGCGCCCCGAGCTTTGGCTATTCGATCTCCACCACCGGCTACTGCTCGGCGATGTCGGCGAGACGGTGAACGGCATCGTGGGGCTGATCGGGCTGTTCTTCGTGGTTAGCGGCGTCATCCTGTGGTGGCGGATGCGCGCACGCTTCCGGCCGCGGCTGTGGCCGGCCAAGATGACGCCGGGCGCGATCGTCCACCACCATCGCGACCTTGGCATCGTCACTGCGCCGCTGCTGCTGCTGTCGCTGCTGACCGGCGTGATGATGGCCCTGCCGGCGATCGGTCAGTTCGTCCTGTCGCCGCTCGGCGAGAATCCGCGGCTCCGCCCGCCTAAGGTGCCGGTCGATCATGCGCTTGCAACGCCCGCCTTGGTGCCTGGCGTGCTACGGAGCGCGCAGGATCGCTTCCCGGGGGCCGAGCCGCGTCGGCTGCAATGGCCGAAGCGTCCGGGCACGCCGATCACGCTGCGCCTGCGACAATCGTTCGAATGGACGCCCAATGGTCGGACCTTTCTATATTTCGATCCGGCGACGATGACGGTGATCGGCGCTGTCGACGCGACGACCGCCGGCTCCCATGCGTCGGCGCGGGAGAAGCTATATCCGCTGCACGCCGCGAAGGTCGGCGGACTGGCTTGGAAGGTTGCGATGACGCTGTCCGGGCTGGCGCTGGCGATGCTTGGCAGCCTAGCGGTCTACGGCTTCTGGAAGACGCGTTCGAACATGCGGGCGAGTGCCCGCAGGAAGCGCGTCGCCGCTGCCAAGGTCTAG
- a CDS encoding DUF3829 domain-containing protein, whose protein sequence is MAFAKSGWILIVAGMLAVSGCDKLGIVGGNDSSASVADTDAGKNLDGYIEAYNALLGTMGFEKQAQDYRESNIPDGAPGGEFRVSPGWIDQGLQKLQTARAMPNGDPQMESAADAVLRSTGKVQSHLASLQTYYQGKKYLDDDFARGKAENGPMLAEIDAAERDIVSFGKLLEAAIERRDLAVLDKLKGSDPLGYNTKVALIHSKKLLDIFNGQQKPSQPDLIAKGDAEFAIIEKAITEGRQEAAKSGKPIPQALDLLNAMLGYYREFKRDRDPTHLNTVLTYYNGAIEAANH, encoded by the coding sequence ATGGCATTTGCAAAATCTGGTTGGATCCTGATCGTCGCTGGGATGCTTGCGGTGAGCGGGTGCGACAAGCTCGGCATTGTCGGCGGCAACGATAGCAGCGCGTCCGTCGCCGATACCGATGCCGGCAAGAATCTGGACGGCTATATCGAGGCGTACAACGCGCTGCTGGGTACCATGGGCTTCGAGAAGCAGGCGCAGGACTATCGCGAGTCCAATATCCCCGATGGCGCCCCCGGCGGGGAATTCCGGGTCAGCCCGGGTTGGATCGACCAGGGCCTGCAGAAGCTGCAGACGGCGCGCGCCATGCCGAATGGCGATCCTCAGATGGAGTCCGCCGCCGATGCCGTCCTGCGCTCGACCGGCAAGGTGCAATCGCATCTTGCGAGCCTGCAAACCTATTATCAGGGCAAGAAATACCTCGATGACGATTTCGCTCGTGGCAAGGCCGAGAATGGGCCGATGCTCGCCGAGATCGATGCGGCCGAAAGGGATATCGTCAGCTTCGGCAAGCTATTGGAAGCAGCTATCGAGCGACGCGATCTTGCAGTGCTAGACAAGCTCAAAGGCAGTGATCCGCTCGGGTACAACACCAAGGTCGCGCTTATCCACTCGAAGAAACTGCTCGACATTTTCAACGGACAGCAAAAACCCTCACAACCCGATCTCATCGCGAAAGGCGATGCTGAATTTGCAATCATCGAAAAGGCAATCACCGAAGGTCGACAGGAAGCCGCAAAGTCAGGGAAACCTATTCCCCAAGCGTTAGACTTGTTGAATGCAATGCTCGGTTATTATCGGGAGTTCAAACGGGATCGCGATCCTACGCATTTGAACACCGTCTTGACCTACTACAATGGCGCCATCGAGGCAGCGAACCATTGA
- a CDS encoding beta strand repeat-containing protein, translating to MNGNYTNALECGYLATSNGSFTVAVGNLANTTADAGTAVGNAASAGNFGTAVGQASNAPAVGSTAVGASAAATGEFSSAFGSSAVANGRGSLATGNGAASSGFYSLASGSNSKSTGYGAVAVGSGSTAGADGAIAIGGTDLFVKTSATGVSSTAIGFGANSTGYGAIALGRSSSATTDNATAVGAASRVTAPGGTALGATAASLGANSVAIGSSSANGANSISVGTQARTTGDVATAIGYGSSAANAGTALGQNANAALGGTALGGTARASGANSVAVGSAEASGANAIAVGAVAYATADNSTSLGYNALATFAGSTAIGSTAATTRDNQVMLGGTGSSVTVGDLIASTAAQSGAVNLVTADASGTLGAGVSVASLATSASVTAVNTQVVANTASISTLNGQVAGNTASIDTLNGRVAGNTASIDTLNGRVAGNTASIDTLNGQVASNTTSINTINMNVAGINTQLGTMNGQIGTLNGQVNTLFDLARINRREISRANEGVAMALAMESPAVPAGSNFAMSGGIGYFNSRAAGTIALSARVAEKAQLSFGIGTGFESGETGARAGFQVAF from the coding sequence TTGAACGGCAACTACACCAACGCGCTCGAGTGCGGATATCTCGCAACCAGCAATGGCAGCTTCACGGTTGCAGTGGGCAACTTGGCCAACACGACTGCCGATGCAGGTACGGCGGTCGGTAATGCTGCCTCGGCCGGCAATTTCGGTACTGCCGTTGGCCAGGCATCGAACGCGCCGGCAGTCGGTAGCACCGCCGTCGGTGCCAGCGCCGCCGCGACCGGCGAGTTCAGTTCCGCGTTTGGTTCGAGCGCGGTGGCCAATGGTCGCGGGTCGCTGGCGACGGGGAACGGCGCGGCCTCCTCGGGATTCTATTCATTGGCATCTGGCTCCAACAGCAAGTCGACGGGGTATGGGGCCGTCGCTGTAGGTAGCGGCAGCACCGCAGGAGCCGATGGCGCGATCGCGATCGGCGGCACGGACCTTTTCGTCAAAACCTCAGCCACAGGTGTGAGTTCGACAGCAATTGGTTTCGGGGCGAACTCGACCGGCTACGGCGCGATTGCGCTCGGCAGGAGCAGTAGTGCGACCACGGATAACGCAACGGCGGTGGGTGCTGCCTCGAGGGTGACGGCACCAGGCGGCACCGCGCTAGGAGCCACGGCAGCGTCGCTGGGCGCGAACTCGGTGGCGATCGGCAGCAGCTCGGCCAACGGCGCAAACTCGATCTCGGTGGGTACCCAGGCCAGAACGACGGGAGATGTCGCCACGGCTATTGGATACGGCTCGTCGGCCGCGAATGCCGGCACCGCTCTGGGACAAAACGCAAATGCTGCGCTTGGTGGTACGGCGCTGGGCGGCACTGCTCGAGCTAGTGGCGCAAACAGCGTGGCGGTTGGTTCAGCCGAAGCGAGTGGCGCCAACGCGATAGCGGTAGGCGCGGTAGCCTACGCCACCGCCGACAACAGCACTTCGCTGGGCTACAATGCCCTGGCCACCTTTGCGGGGTCGACCGCGATCGGATCGACCGCAGCGACGACGCGCGACAATCAGGTCATGCTCGGTGGCACCGGCAGCTCTGTGACCGTTGGAGACTTGATCGCCAGTACTGCGGCGCAGTCGGGCGCGGTCAACCTGGTTACCGCGGACGCCAGCGGCACGCTCGGAGCGGGCGTCAGTGTTGCCTCGTTGGCGACATCGGCTTCCGTCACTGCGGTCAACACCCAAGTTGTCGCGAACACCGCCTCCATTAGCACGCTGAACGGTCAGGTAGCCGGCAATACCGCGTCGATCGACACGTTGAACGGAAGGGTGGCCGGTAACACCGCGTCGATCGACACGTTGAACGGAAGGGTGGCCGGTAACACCGCGTCGATCGACACGTTGAACGGTCAAGTGGCGAGTAACACTACCTCGATCAACACGATCAATATGAATGTTGCCGGGATCAATACACAGCTTGGTACGATGAACGGTCAAATCGGCACGCTCAACGGACAGGTTAATACGCTGTTCGACTTGGCGCGCATAAACCGCCGCGAAATCTCCCGCGCTAATGAAGGCGTCGCGATGGCGTTGGCGATGGAGTCGCCGGCGGTCCCTGCTGGCAGCAACTTCGCGATGTCCGGCGGGATCGGCTATTTTAACAGCAGGGCAGCCGGCACGATCGCGCTCAGCGCGCGGGTCGCCGAGAAGGCGCAGCTGTCGTTCGGTATCGGTACCGGGTTCGAGAGCGGCGAAACCGGGGCGCGCGCCGGCTTTCAGGTCGCATTCTGA
- a CDS encoding ECF-type sigma factor: MASDSAIDALYADLHRVAQRERFRAGRPNTLQTTAILHEAYIKLSNRDAWDSREHFLATAATTMRHVLIDAARERMSAKRGAGIRPIALGDAHEIPGLDREDDEQLLAVGLALQRLEQFDPELAKLVDCRFFVGLSERETGEIMGFSERTVRRRWSHARAWIHRELSTGRDSPEER, from the coding sequence ATGGCGTCCGATTCGGCAATCGACGCGCTCTATGCCGATCTGCATCGAGTGGCGCAGCGAGAACGGTTCCGCGCCGGGCGCCCCAACACTCTACAGACCACTGCAATATTGCACGAAGCTTATATCAAACTCAGCAACCGCGATGCATGGGACAGCAGGGAGCATTTCCTGGCGACCGCCGCGACGACGATGCGGCATGTCTTGATCGATGCGGCGCGCGAGCGGATGAGCGCAAAGCGCGGAGCCGGCATTCGCCCGATAGCGCTTGGCGATGCACACGAAATTCCCGGCCTGGATCGAGAGGATGACGAGCAGTTGCTCGCGGTTGGGCTCGCATTGCAGCGCCTCGAGCAATTCGACCCCGAGCTCGCGAAGTTGGTTGACTGCCGATTCTTTGTTGGGCTGAGCGAGCGGGAGACGGGGGAGATAATGGGATTTAGCGAACGGACCGTACGCCGGCGCTGGTCGCACGCGCGGGCATGGATCCACCGTGAACTCTCAACCGGTCGAGATTCGCCCGAAGAACGGTGA